One Solea senegalensis isolate Sse05_10M linkage group LG3, IFAPA_SoseM_1, whole genome shotgun sequence genomic window carries:
- the fam113 gene encoding PC-esterase domain-containing protein 1A isoform X2, with protein sequence MQLRLKMAGSQKKETMKCVSHEQACKLLHNKFIVVLGDSIQRSVYKDLVLLLQRDKYLTVQQLKSKGQMSFEQDCLIEGGCLAQMHNGTQYREVRQFKSAHHLVRFYFVTRIYSSYMKSLLDDFRHGLKPDVVIVNSCVWDVSRYDSRWISTYKDNLISFFDQLSEILPEETLVMWSLTMPLAEKIRGGFLVPEIEHKAPHLRYDVVEANFFSATLADAYGLDVLDFHFQFRSSMHHRMKDGVHWNALAHRKITSLLLQHAAQAWGVCMPCPVTTVENTEVTVKQPVWKNPSNHAERNPLMRNYSCKEMFYDDSLHFSHFLNHQQRQWHDTAGTFRSAWPPQPYFPVHSHKNNHGHNGNGFNYRPYHHHPEPNNEHHHQYVMRSRHRRRHAPYSHHRPHQYAHYDGYY encoded by the exons ATGCAGCTGCGCTTAAAAATGGCTGGTTCGCAAAAG AAAGAGACGATGAAGTGTGTGAGCCATGAGCAGGCCTGCAAACTGCTTCACAACAAGTTTATTGTTGTACTGGGAGACTCGA ttCAGCGGTCTGTATACAAAGACCTTGTTCTGCTGCTTCAGAGGGATAAATATTTGACAGTCCAGCAATTGAAGAGCAAG GGTCAAATGAGCTTCGAGCAGGACTGTCTCATAGAGGGGGGATGTCTTGCTCAAATGCATAATGGGACACAGTACCGGGAGGTTAGACAGTTTAAGTCTGCCCACCACCTGGTccgtttttattttgtgacccGAATCTACTCCAGCTACATGAAAAGCCTCCTGGATGATTTCCGTCATGGTTTGAAACCAGATGTCGTCATTGTAAACTCCTGCGTGTGGGATGTATCAAG ATACGACTCGCGTTGGATTAGCACCTATAAGGACAACCTAATCTCCTTTTTTGACCAGTTGAGTGAGATTCTGCCCGAGGAAACTTTGGTCATGTGGAGTCTCACCATGCCCTTGGCTGAGAAGATCAGAGGAGGTTTTCTTGTCCCTGAG ATTGAGCACAAGGCCCCCCACCTGCGATATGATGTTGTGGAAGCGAACTTCTTCAGCGCAACCCTGGCTGATGCATATGGATTAGACGTATTGGACTTTCACTTTCAGTTCCGCTCCTCTATGCACCATCGAATGAAGGATGGTGTCCATTGGAACGCTCTTGCCCACCGCAAGATAACCTCCCTGTTGTTACAGCATGCTGCACAGGCCTGGGGTGTCTGTATGCCCTGTCCAGTGACCACTGTAG AAAATACCGAGGTAACCGTTAAGCAGCCAGTCTGGAAGAATCCTTCCAACCATGCAG AGAGAAATCCATTGATGAGAAACTACAGCTGCAAGGAGATGTTCTACGATGATTCCCTCCATTTTTCACACTTCTTGAACCACCAGCAGAGACAGTGGCATGACACAGCTGGAACCTTCAGATCTGCCTGGCCACCACAGCCTTACTTTCCGGTGCACAGCCACAAAAATAATCATGGACACAATGGAAATG GCTTCAACTACAGACCTTACCACCACCATCCTGAGCCTAACAATGAGCACCACCATCAGTATGTGATGAGGAGTCGACACCGCAGACGCCATGCTCCATACAGTCATCACAGACCCCATCAGTATGCTCACTACGATGGTTACTACTGA
- the fam113 gene encoding PC-esterase domain-containing protein 1A isoform X1, whose translation MQLRLKMAGSQKKETMKCVSHEQACKLLHNKFIVVLGDSIQRSVYKDLVLLLQRDKYLTVQQLKSKGQMSFEQDCLIEGGCLAQMHNGTQYREVRQFKSAHHLVRFYFVTRIYSSYMKSLLDDFRHGLKPDVVIVNSCVWDVSRYDSRWISTYKDNLISFFDQLSEILPEETLVMWSLTMPLAEKIRGGFLVPEDCTFFSPPYTPQIEHKAPHLRYDVVEANFFSATLADAYGLDVLDFHFQFRSSMHHRMKDGVHWNALAHRKITSLLLQHAAQAWGVCMPCPVTTVENTEVTVKQPVWKNPSNHAERNPLMRNYSCKEMFYDDSLHFSHFLNHQQRQWHDTAGTFRSAWPPQPYFPVHSHKNNHGHNGNGFNYRPYHHHPEPNNEHHHQYVMRSRHRRRHAPYSHHRPHQYAHYDGYY comes from the exons ATGCAGCTGCGCTTAAAAATGGCTGGTTCGCAAAAG AAAGAGACGATGAAGTGTGTGAGCCATGAGCAGGCCTGCAAACTGCTTCACAACAAGTTTATTGTTGTACTGGGAGACTCGA ttCAGCGGTCTGTATACAAAGACCTTGTTCTGCTGCTTCAGAGGGATAAATATTTGACAGTCCAGCAATTGAAGAGCAAG GGTCAAATGAGCTTCGAGCAGGACTGTCTCATAGAGGGGGGATGTCTTGCTCAAATGCATAATGGGACACAGTACCGGGAGGTTAGACAGTTTAAGTCTGCCCACCACCTGGTccgtttttattttgtgacccGAATCTACTCCAGCTACATGAAAAGCCTCCTGGATGATTTCCGTCATGGTTTGAAACCAGATGTCGTCATTGTAAACTCCTGCGTGTGGGATGTATCAAG ATACGACTCGCGTTGGATTAGCACCTATAAGGACAACCTAATCTCCTTTTTTGACCAGTTGAGTGAGATTCTGCCCGAGGAAACTTTGGTCATGTGGAGTCTCACCATGCCCTTGGCTGAGAAGATCAGAGGAGGTTTTCTTGTCCCTGAG GATTGTACTTTCTTCTCCCCCCCCTACACACCTCAGATTGAGCACAAGGCCCCCCACCTGCGATATGATGTTGTGGAAGCGAACTTCTTCAGCGCAACCCTGGCTGATGCATATGGATTAGACGTATTGGACTTTCACTTTCAGTTCCGCTCCTCTATGCACCATCGAATGAAGGATGGTGTCCATTGGAACGCTCTTGCCCACCGCAAGATAACCTCCCTGTTGTTACAGCATGCTGCACAGGCCTGGGGTGTCTGTATGCCCTGTCCAGTGACCACTGTAG AAAATACCGAGGTAACCGTTAAGCAGCCAGTCTGGAAGAATCCTTCCAACCATGCAG AGAGAAATCCATTGATGAGAAACTACAGCTGCAAGGAGATGTTCTACGATGATTCCCTCCATTTTTCACACTTCTTGAACCACCAGCAGAGACAGTGGCATGACACAGCTGGAACCTTCAGATCTGCCTGGCCACCACAGCCTTACTTTCCGGTGCACAGCCACAAAAATAATCATGGACACAATGGAAATG GCTTCAACTACAGACCTTACCACCACCATCCTGAGCCTAACAATGAGCACCACCATCAGTATGTGATGAGGAGTCGACACCGCAGACGCCATGCTCCATACAGTCATCACAGACCCCATCAGTATGCTCACTACGATGGTTACTACTGA